One region of Epilithonimonas zeae genomic DNA includes:
- a CDS encoding winged helix-turn-helix domain-containing protein, translating to MTEKLTLSQLRFLTLESQGLTKSYPFGKGKDAVLKALERLGYLQIDTLSIVERAHHHTLWTRIPDYKTEYLEELAEERKLFEYWFHAASYLPMKDFRFALPRMLEVKQSETHYYNADPKVMKYVLDTIRYEGPKKAKDFENETQKSGSWWSWKPTKIALERLFLQGDLMISSRKGMQKTYDLTENVLPQTINTIIPTDLEFAEYLVKTYLNGYGFTTTKQITHLKKGELIRKNIDKVLKSMLEEGTIQQVNIENTPPVFVQKCLLERTNKKISNIRLLSPFDNSIIHRDRIKQFFDFDYKIECYIPKEKRQFGYFCLPILFGDTFIGRVDCKAHRKEKVFELIHLHIETTNIDIELWKEQFMEVLKSFAIFNGCEHIKLTKVNPTKLTKLLT from the coding sequence ATGACAGAAAAATTGACTTTATCACAACTCCGTTTTTTGACATTAGAAAGTCAAGGATTAACAAAGTCGTACCCTTTTGGAAAAGGTAAAGATGCCGTTCTTAAAGCACTTGAACGTCTCGGATATTTACAAATTGACACTTTATCGATTGTTGAAAGAGCTCATCATCACACACTTTGGACAAGAATTCCCGATTATAAAACGGAATATTTAGAAGAATTAGCAGAAGAACGCAAACTATTTGAATATTGGTTTCATGCTGCTTCATATCTACCAATGAAAGATTTCCGTTTTGCTTTACCTCGAATGCTGGAAGTGAAACAAAGTGAAACTCATTATTACAATGCAGACCCCAAAGTGATGAAATATGTTTTAGATACTATTCGTTATGAGGGTCCAAAAAAAGCAAAAGATTTTGAAAATGAAACTCAAAAGTCAGGAAGCTGGTGGAGTTGGAAACCTACAAAAATAGCCCTTGAAAGACTTTTTTTACAAGGTGACCTAATGATCTCCAGCAGAAAAGGAATGCAAAAAACATATGACCTTACAGAAAATGTTTTACCACAAACAATTAATACAATCATACCAACTGACCTCGAATTTGCAGAATATTTAGTAAAGACATATCTGAATGGTTACGGATTTACAACCACAAAACAAATTACACATCTTAAAAAAGGGGAATTAATCAGAAAAAACATTGATAAAGTACTGAAATCAATGCTTGAAGAGGGAACGATACAACAAGTAAATATTGAAAATACACCTCCCGTATTTGTTCAAAAATGTTTACTAGAAAGAACAAACAAAAAAATTTCAAATATCAGGTTATTATCACCATTTGACAATTCAATCATTCATCGTGACAGAATAAAACAATTTTTCGATTTTGATTATAAAATTGAATGTTATATACCCAAAGAAAAACGACAATTCGGATATTTTTGTTTACCAATATTATTTGGAGACACCTTTATCGGTCGAGTCGATTGTAAAGCCCACAGAAAAGAAAAAGTATTTGAACTCATACATCTGCACATTGAAACTACTAATATTGATATTGAATTATGGAAAGAACAATTTATGGAAGTTTTAAAATCATTTGCCATTTTTAATGGTTGTGAACATATCAAATTAACAAAAGTTAATCCGACAAAACTGACAAAATTATTAACCTAA
- a CDS encoding methylated-DNA--[protein]-cysteine S-methyltransferase — protein sequence MNEQQQINYQRIAEAIEYIKSNFKTQPNLDEVAEQVHLSPFHFQRLFSDWAGTTPKKFLQYISIEHAKKLLKDQQATLFDTAFETGLSGTGRLHDLFINIEGMTPAEYKNGGKNLCINYSFAESPFGNLIVASTQKGVCYIAFDNDESKALNDLKQKFPNATFQRKLDWMQQNALFIFQNDWSKLPEIKLHLKGTDFQLKVWETLLKIPMGQLSTYGNIAEQIGNANASRAVGTAIGSNPVAFLIPCHRIIQSSGNIGGYMWGNTRKTAIIGWESAKTHTLEI from the coding sequence ATGAATGAGCAACAACAAATCAATTACCAAAGAATTGCCGAAGCAATAGAATATATAAAATCCAACTTCAAAACACAACCTAACCTGGATGAAGTTGCGGAACAGGTGCATTTAAGCCCGTTTCATTTTCAACGATTGTTCAGCGATTGGGCAGGTACAACACCCAAAAAGTTCCTGCAATATATCAGCATTGAGCACGCTAAAAAACTGCTGAAAGACCAGCAGGCTACCCTTTTTGATACAGCTTTTGAAACTGGACTTTCGGGCACCGGACGATTGCACGATCTATTTATCAACATTGAGGGAATGACACCTGCGGAATACAAAAACGGAGGCAAAAACCTTTGCATCAATTACAGTTTTGCCGAAAGCCCTTTTGGAAACCTGATTGTGGCTTCTACGCAAAAAGGCGTTTGTTATATAGCATTTGACAATGATGAAAGCAAAGCATTGAACGATTTAAAACAAAAATTTCCCAACGCAACTTTTCAAAGAAAATTGGATTGGATGCAACAAAATGCTTTGTTTATTTTTCAAAACGACTGGAGCAAATTACCCGAAATAAAATTGCATTTGAAAGGCACCGATTTCCAACTAAAAGTTTGGGAAACACTTTTGAAAATTCCAATGGGACAACTCTCTACATACGGCAATATTGCTGAACAAATTGGCAATGCAAATGCTTCCAGAGCCGTTGGTACAGCTATCGGAAGCAACCCTGTTGCATTTCTCATTCCTTGTCATCGTATTATTCAATCTTCCGGAAACATTGGCGGTTATATGTGGGGCAACACAAGAAAGACCGCTATCATCGGTTGGGAAAGTGCGAAGACACATACTTTGGAAATATAG
- a CDS encoding SDR family oxidoreductase — MQRFKDKCALITGGTNGMGFATAQQFINENGKVIITGRSAETVNKAVEQLGQNAFGIVSNAGSMQDIFRLQEQVKEHTENIDVLFVNAGYGKFASVENADGAHFDELFNMLVKGTFFTVQQMLPLMRNGSAIILNTSFVTEVGTANFSVYSAAKSAVQSFIKTFAADLTGKGIRVNGISPGHIKTNIFNNTGLNAEQIDGAIQNIVPAIPLKRLGEPSEIASAVLFLASEEASYIHGTELTVDAGISVIK; from the coding sequence ATGCAAAGATTTAAAGACAAATGTGCACTTATCACTGGCGGAACAAACGGAATGGGATTTGCCACAGCCCAACAATTTATCAATGAAAATGGTAAAGTAATCATCACAGGGCGAAGTGCCGAAACGGTAAACAAAGCGGTAGAACAATTAGGGCAAAATGCCTTCGGCATTGTATCCAATGCAGGAAGTATGCAAGACATTTTTCGCTTGCAGGAACAAGTGAAAGAACACACAGAAAACATTGATGTTCTTTTTGTGAATGCGGGTTACGGAAAATTTGCTTCTGTGGAAAATGCAGATGGAGCTCATTTTGATGAGTTGTTCAATATGTTAGTAAAGGGAACATTTTTTACCGTTCAACAAATGTTGCCTTTAATGAGAAACGGAAGTGCAATTATCTTAAACACATCTTTTGTAACAGAAGTAGGAACAGCCAATTTTTCCGTTTATTCAGCTGCAAAATCAGCCGTACAATCTTTCATCAAAACTTTTGCTGCGGACCTTACGGGAAAAGGTATCCGCGTGAACGGTATTAGTCCCGGACATATCAAAACCAACATTTTCAATAATACAGGTCTAAATGCCGAACAAATTGACGGAGCAATACAAAATATCGTTCCTGCAATACCGCTCAAAAGGCTGGGCGAACCTTCGGAAATTGCCAGTGCCGTACTATTTCTTGCTTCGGAGGAAGCCTCATATATACACGGAACGGAATTAACGGTGGACGCAGGAATTTCAGTTATAAAATGA
- a CDS encoding DUF3995 domain-containing protein — protein sequence MTTVIAIILFLIFLFISSIHFYWAFGGKWGSNAVLPTKDDGIKVLNPSILSTVIVAVGLLGFGLFILVMSGLITFNIPQWLSEYGLWIIASIFTLRAIGDFNYVGFFKQIKQTKFGKNDTKYFSPLCLTIGILTIILALTK from the coding sequence ATGACAACAGTAATAGCAATTATATTATTTTTAATTTTCCTGTTTATTTCCTCAATTCACTTTTATTGGGCATTTGGAGGAAAATGGGGAAGCAATGCCGTACTTCCTACCAAAGACGATGGCATAAAAGTTTTAAACCCCTCCATTTTATCAACAGTCATTGTTGCGGTTGGCTTATTGGGTTTTGGACTTTTCATTTTAGTAATGTCAGGACTAATAACTTTTAACATACCTCAATGGCTTTCTGAATATGGACTTTGGATTATAGCAAGCATATTTACATTGAGAGCAATTGGAGATTTTAATTATGTTGGTTTTTTTAAGCAAATAAAACAAACAAAATTTGGCAAAAATGATACAAAATATTTTTCACCTTTATGCTTGACAATTGGAATACTGACAATAATTTTAGCACTGACAAAATAA
- a CDS encoding alpha/beta fold hydrolase: MDKYIISSDSSNIHYKETAQNNDHITLVFVHGWLGNSNWWNEQEKYFKQTYNILQIDLGGHGKSDKSRKNWTSGQYTDDIKAVVNQLDSPEIILVGHSMSGAYVVEASIDLPQVKAIILVDTLKDLDQEFTPEQAEQFMFSSYRQDFKSAVENLLPQYLFVEKTPEHIKKQLQSEFLQNESDLAINALRPLYEMDIRKLAKQVNIPVRAINSDASPTNIKNNRKYFKNYDYKIIAETGHYPMLEKPAEFNQLLNEVINELK, encoded by the coding sequence ATGGACAAATACATAATTTCTTCTGACTCAAGCAACATTCATTATAAAGAAACGGCGCAAAATAATGACCACATTACTTTAGTGTTTGTACACGGATGGCTTGGAAATAGTAATTGGTGGAATGAACAGGAAAAATATTTTAAGCAAACATACAATATCTTACAGATAGATTTAGGCGGACACGGGAAATCCGATAAATCAAGAAAAAATTGGACAAGTGGACAATATACGGATGATATAAAAGCAGTTGTAAATCAACTTGATTCACCAGAAATTATTCTTGTTGGACATTCTATGTCCGGAGCATATGTAGTTGAAGCAAGCATTGATCTGCCTCAAGTAAAAGCTATTATTCTAGTTGACACTCTAAAAGATTTAGATCAGGAATTCACTCCGGAACAAGCAGAACAGTTTATGTTCAGTAGTTATAGACAAGACTTTAAATCTGCTGTTGAAAATCTTCTTCCACAATATCTTTTTGTCGAGAAAACTCCGGAACATATAAAAAAGCAACTTCAATCAGAATTTTTACAAAACGAATCTGATCTTGCCATAAATGCTCTTCGCCCACTATACGAAATGGACATTCGTAAACTTGCAAAGCAGGTTAATATCCCTGTAAGAGCAATTAACTCTGATGCTTCACCCACAAATATTAAAAATAACAGAAAGTATTTTAAAAACTATGATTACAAAATCATAGCGGAAACCGGACATTACCCAATGCTTGAAAAGCCAGCTGAGTTTAATCAATTATTAAATGAAGTAATCAACGAACTGAAATAA
- a CDS encoding NAD-dependent epimerase/dehydratase family protein — protein sequence MTSKNLVLVSGANGHLGNNLVRLLIKKGFQVRASVRNIKNKDCFKDLDCEVVQADITDKVSFVKALQGVHTFYAVGASFKLWAKDPKKEIYDVNMNGTRNTIEAAAEAGVKRIVYVSSIAALDYTNLPTKESNGYNPDRRDMYYNSKNDGEKLAFQLAKELGIELVSVMPGAMIGSEAFLPLNVSYGVLGLILNKQIPMDTKITLNWVDVKDVAEGCYLAAEKGRSGERYILANEKCMTITDTTKLAQKLYPELKIKVPGSVPKFVLYVIAGVMELSAKISGKPPVLSVKDIAMFSGLQQNFDISKARNELGFNPKSPEKTVKEALAYLMENRNLL from the coding sequence ATGACAAGTAAGAATTTAGTATTAGTGTCCGGAGCAAATGGACATTTAGGTAACAATCTGGTAAGGTTACTCATCAAAAAAGGATTTCAGGTTCGTGCGTCCGTTCGTAACATCAAAAATAAGGACTGTTTTAAAGATTTGGACTGTGAAGTGGTTCAGGCAGATATCACCGACAAAGTTTCATTTGTAAAGGCTCTCCAGGGAGTTCATACATTTTATGCTGTGGGTGCTTCATTTAAATTGTGGGCCAAAGATCCTAAAAAGGAAATCTACGATGTCAATATGAACGGGACGCGTAATACGATCGAAGCCGCTGCTGAAGCGGGGGTAAAAAGAATTGTGTATGTGAGTTCCATCGCAGCTTTAGATTATACCAATCTCCCTACTAAAGAGAGTAATGGATACAACCCGGACAGAAGAGATATGTATTATAATTCTAAGAATGATGGCGAAAAGCTGGCTTTTCAGCTCGCTAAAGAATTAGGAATTGAATTGGTGTCCGTAATGCCCGGAGCAATGATTGGTAGTGAAGCATTTCTTCCGTTGAATGTATCGTATGGCGTACTGGGATTAATTTTAAACAAGCAAATACCGATGGATACCAAAATAACGCTGAATTGGGTAGATGTAAAAGATGTTGCGGAAGGTTGCTATCTTGCCGCAGAAAAAGGGCGATCCGGAGAGCGTTATATTTTAGCCAACGAAAAATGTATGACCATTACCGATACTACCAAACTGGCTCAAAAGCTTTATCCGGAACTGAAAATCAAAGTGCCTGGTTCTGTTCCTAAATTTGTCCTGTATGTAATTGCAGGTGTAATGGAACTTTCAGCTAAAATCAGTGGAAAACCTCCGGTATTAAGCGTTAAAGACATTGCAATGTTTTCAGGATTACAGCAGAACTTCGATATTTCCAAAGCCAGAAATGAGTTGGGTTTTAATCCTAAAAGCCCGGAAAAAACTGTAAAAGAAGCTTTAGCCTATCTTATGGAAAATAGGAATTTGCTGTAA
- a CDS encoding Crp/Fnr family transcriptional regulator — MIEEEGKVPQYLYFVVSGFVRLFHYNDKGDEVTTHINCPPGFITSYSNFTNQTRSDENLECITDCELLRITKEDLDLLTQKSPAFKDFSFFVFQKSLSYNEKRAKELATLTAEKRYLKLMTEHPELLHNVPMQYIASFLGMNPKSLSRIRKQIFK, encoded by the coding sequence GTGATTGAAGAAGAGGGAAAAGTTCCTCAATATTTATATTTTGTGGTTTCAGGCTTTGTACGGCTGTTTCATTACAATGATAAAGGTGATGAGGTAACCACGCATATCAATTGTCCTCCGGGTTTTATTACTTCTTATTCCAACTTTACAAATCAGACCCGATCGGATGAAAATCTGGAATGTATTACCGATTGTGAACTTTTACGTATTACAAAGGAAGATCTTGATCTGCTTACTCAAAAAAGTCCTGCATTTAAAGATTTCAGTTTTTTTGTGTTTCAGAAATCGTTATCCTACAATGAGAAACGGGCGAAAGAACTGGCAACACTTACCGCAGAAAAACGCTATTTAAAATTAATGACAGAACATCCTGAGTTGTTGCATAATGTTCCAATGCAGTATATCGCTTCTTTTCTGGGGATGAACCCTAAAAGTTTGAGCCGTATCCGCAAACAGATTTTTAAGTAA
- a CDS encoding IS3 family transposase (programmed frameshift) has protein sequence MKGERKIYDPAFKTKAVELSKERTNVSELARELGIAVTLLYKWRKEYEEFGERSFPGNGKLKLTPEQEKIHELEKKLKDAELERDIFKKSNRHLLQERSLKYKFIKNNESIFPIEKMCNVLKLCSSGYYKWKNRPCSKKLLLKEKIKQQITSIYFSSKQRYGSPRITSELNSLGYKISRVTVAKYMKELGLRSKLSKKFKVTTNSKHNYLVVENVLDRNFIAEKPAQVWVSDITYIQTKEGFLYLTTVIDLYDRKIIGWSLSNGMSTEETSLSAWKMAVKNRKIGESLIFHSDRGVQYASRKFANTLEFYGVTRSMSRRGNCWDNAVAESFFKSLKTELIYGNKLITKEKMELEIFEYIEIWYNKKRRHSALNYQTIEEFNNQNKIYQNVA, from the exons ATGAAAGGAGAGCGAAAAATCTACGATCCTGCTTTTAAAACCAAAGCTGTTGAGCTAAGCAAAGAACGAACTAATGTGTCAGAACTCGCAAGGGAGCTGGGAATCGCAGTCACGCTGCTTTACAAATGGCGTAAGGAGTACGAAGAATTTGGAGAAAGAAGTTTTCCAGGGAATGGAAAACTGAAACTGACACCCGAACAGGAAAAGATTCATGAGCTGGAAAAAAAGTTGAAGGATGCAGAATTAGAACGAGATATAT TTAAAAAAAGCAATCGGCATCTTCTCCAAGAGCGGTCGCTGAAATATAAATTCATAAAAAATAATGAATCTATTTTCCCGATTGAAAAGATGTGCAATGTTTTAAAACTATGTTCCAGTGGTTATTACAAATGGAAAAACAGGCCTTGCAGCAAGAAATTGCTTTTGAAGGAAAAAATAAAACAGCAAATCACTTCAATATATTTTTCATCAAAACAGCGCTATGGCAGCCCTAGGATTACGTCTGAGCTAAATTCCTTGGGTTACAAAATATCCCGAGTCACAGTGGCTAAATATATGAAAGAGCTTGGACTGCGAAGTAAACTGAGCAAGAAATTTAAAGTGACTACAAACTCTAAACACAATTATTTGGTGGTAGAAAATGTGCTGGACAGGAATTTTATAGCCGAAAAACCTGCGCAAGTTTGGGTTTCTGATATTACCTACATTCAAACCAAAGAAGGATTTTTGTACTTGACAACAGTGATTGATTTGTATGATCGGAAAATCATTGGATGGAGTTTAAGCAACGGAATGAGCACCGAAGAGACAAGTCTTTCTGCCTGGAAAATGGCTGTCAAAAACAGAAAAATAGGGGAAAGTCTAATTTTTCATAGCGACAGAGGCGTTCAATATGCAAGCAGAAAATTTGCAAATACTCTGGAATTTTATGGAGTTACAAGAAGCATGAGCCGGAGAGGAAATTGTTGGGATAACGCTGTGGCAGAGAGCTTTTTCAAATCTTTGAAAACAGAACTGATTTATGGAAACAAGCTTATTACAAAAGAAAAAATGGAGCTGGAAATATTTGAATATATTGAAATATGGTACAACAAAAAAAGACGCCACAGTGCCTTGAATTATCAAACTATTGAAGAGTTTAACAATCAAAACAAAATTTATCAAAATGTAGCTTAA